The nucleotide sequence GCCGTGGTCGCGGCTCCGTCCGTTTCTGATTCCCTCGACAGGGCGGCGCGGGCCGCGGGCGGATTCGCCGGCGTCGGCCTCCCCAGGCGAGGACCTTCCCCGGCTACGCGCCGTCCGTCGACTGCCTCCGCTCATCGCGGCCTCGGTCGTCGGGAAGTGTACCGAAGCCTTCTTCTCGCTATATTTACCGAAGCAGAGACCGGGAGGACTTAGGGTTGTTGATTTCCACGCCGTTTCAAATGACGGCCGTTTGACCGTTACGACGGCCGTTATAAGATACCATTACGCGAAATGATATAAAAGCCGGTAGATGTCATAAGGCCGTTACAGTAACAAAACAGTGTTACTTCCAAATCACACCTCAcactcattcaaaatcgagatcACTGGATATTTATTCGAAGTGAAGTATGTCTCCACTTGAACAAAGCTTAGTTAATAACAGTCATTTTTAGGAATATTATTACTATTAAGGAACCGAAAAAAAGCCAAATTAATCTCCTTAAtttctaaaattaattaatataaactACTCGATAATCGACTCCTAATTCGTCGAACcaaaataaattcgctcttattttttttattttttattttttttcagaaGCTGAAAATCCCTCAAAGTATGCATCAAAATGTGCTCAACAAAAATCTTATCATATGCTAGATTCAAACTACTTCGAAATCGATGTTCGATAGAATAATCGAGAGACTCCTCGAGTATTATATTCCTTTTTATAATCGTAAAAATTATATTTCTGCTTTTATCACACATAATAATAATCTATTACATCAAGTTCATGAGATTATACCAGCAACATCAAATTCATGAGAATTATTATAAAGCTGAACAATATCAGGCAAGAACAATACAAGTAATATACAACCTCTAAACGATATATCAGTTTTCTCACCCTTCCCCACTGAGAACAAGGAATTCTTTCAGCTTCTCACAGAAAACTAGGTTCCTTATGCAGACGAGTTCTTTATTGATTGCTGGGATCAACAATAACTAACAGGAACACTGCTTCAGGAAAACAGGGTTCATTCACTGtggcttcctcttccttctctctctaaAGCTAAGGCTGTGTGCCAAGCTTGGCAGGCAACACTGCTGGGTCTTCACCATTTTATCTTTCTGGTCACTGAAATCTTTACTTGGAAGCCCATCTTTTGTGCAGGGAGAATTAGTGCCAGGCATTTCAGTAGCATCTTCAGCAGAGACTTCTGGAAGATGATGTTCTGCATCAAGCTTACAGATACCTGATCTTCCATTGATCTTTACCTTGCTATTGGAATCATCTTGTTTGATGCCGAGTTCTTCCTCGAGTCGGTTCTCCTGAAGAAGTTGAGCAAGTCTCTTCTTCTCAGCAGTTGGAGGAGGCTCAGATTTGGTCTGAGGAGAAGTGTCAGCAGAGAAGATGAGTGGCTCATTGTTACTCATCTCATAGTTAGGAGTACTGCCTCTGGAAGGAACAAAATCTGCAAACAAGAAAAATCCATCCAAATATTAGTTAGGAAGTAGAAACATAAATCAAAAGAACAAATCATGCTTTCTCTTCCTCATTTTGATGAGAATACCTCCATTAACACTGACAAAGTCTTCTTCACAATCAGAATCTAACCATGCCTGTGAGTCAAAGAATGCCTCCTCTTTATTATCTGCAAGTCACAGGCCTTCAAGTGACTGACTACAATTCAGCAAAGGAACAAGCAACATTTTATGCAGATGAAAAACCAGACTACACTGGATTTCTTATTAACCATACTTATTCAGTATAtttgtttttcttcctttttttttttctcccttatGGTGCAGCATagtattttctttccttttattgacttttttttatttgtatttgTAACATTCCTCAGTTTAATCCTCATCAAAAATTGTCTGCTTCATAACCCTCCTCCATCTCAATTCATTTCCACCAAAAAAGCACAAGTTGATtcccataaaaaaaaaacatatttagaTGATAAAAGTAATCCTTCTCAGATAACCTACCAATACTAATGAATTGGTAGTAAATCTAGATGAGTTCCATCCAGCACAGTAATCCTTCTCAGTCTTTATTTAAATGAGTTCCATCCATGACTAGtaaatctaaagcacaaaataacagAAAACAAGATGCACCAGTACATGCATCAGATAATAAACAGGAGCTCATCAAAAAATCATTACATTAAATAAAAAGCTAGATCTAGATTGGAGACTCAGAAGCTTCATTGACCTGCCACATTTCTTGGGAAAGTAATGGCACACATTTATAGGAGAAAAAGCATATAACTTTAATAGAGTATTCTTAAAtttaaagatttcaattcatccaCAAGAACAGAAACAAGATACACATCCAACTTGTCAGTGATAAATAGAAGAAGAAAGTGGATTTCTTCTCAACTTTATTGTcaaaaatacacacacacacacacacacacacacacacacacacatatatatatatatatatatatatatatatattacaatgaACATTATGAACCACCAATTATTGCAATAGTATAAATCACATAAAAACAGTTACATTCTTGTCAAGCATCCAGAAAGCAAACTAGAAAGAAGGCCAGTGATGAACTCAAAAAGACAATGGAGCAACCAAAACAGGAAAACATCAGACACATAACAATAAGAAACCAAAGGATCATACCGATATCAGTGATCTTAGCATCACAACCATCATCCACGTTCTCTCCCTTGGACTCCAATTGCCCAGCTGAACCTTCCCCATTGAGAACATTTTCCTTCACCGAGGATGTAGCCAAGAACTTCCTGGCCTTGGACCCAATTCCCAACACCAGCCTCATGGTGGAATTTGGATGCCCAGGGGCTTGCAGAAAGATATCAGAACCTTGAAACTTGTGAAGCCTATTGTCAGAGGAAGAGAGGGAGGAAGAGCATGGAAGCACCAACATCAATGtgcaaagaaacaaaagaaagtgGGAGAGTGGAGAGGACTGATAGTGAAGTTATGGTGATTGGTGCCTTGACCACCAATTCTATTATGATTAGATGGGTCCAACTGAAGAATAGAGAGCTGGTGATGCCATTTGCATGTGCCCTGGAGGAAATGGATCCTTTTTCTACTGTTCAGCTCACATGTCTTCATACTTGTGatgcttaaaaaaaaattcagaagATACTGAATTCCCAGTTGCCAGTGTTTGCATAGATGTTCATTTTGTTTGTCTTGAAGTGAGTGCAGATGGTTTAATTGAACAACAATGAGAGAGATTTATTATTTGGTGCTGATCTCAAAATTCAAGAGAAGAAAAATTCCATGTAGTTTCATATTTCAGCTCTGACATcagtattttctttctttttactgtaaaaagaaaatatcagATATTACAATAAGATTATACCTTGGAGATATAGGTGAACATGATTCTTCTTAAGTTCTATTGCATGAGGACTGTCCACACATATCTTATTGAAAAGGAAATTTTGATTCTTAGTACGATCTCTCAACGAAAGACCAAAATATATCACCCGATCAAGTTTAGGTACCACGTTTCTCAAGGATCATTGGTGAGCTACACCATTAACAAGTCATGTTGCTGACAACTAAATTTACCTTCCACCTTTTCTGAAGAGAAGTGAAAAACGTTGGTATTAGTTTTCTTGCCTACCCTTTGATACTGTGGTGTCTCAGCTGCTTGATGTAGCACAATCATAGGGGTACCTTTCTATTGCAATGATAGTGGAGAACTCAGATGATTGATCTTTtaaatggctgtcattttgccacATCAATCATACATGAAATCCTCAATGGCCAGAACATCTGTTGAGAATTTGGTCAGATTCATCAACATCAGATTGGTTGGTTGGTTTACATTCCTTCAAACCCAAATTTAGGGTCAAAAAGTGTCAATAAACAAGTCAAAGGCTTGCAGATGAACTATTAAAGAATGTGGATAAGAGAAAAACATCTCAGAGAAACACTTTGAAAATGATGATGGCTCATGTTGAATGAATGCAGATCACATGAAGTATTTAAGTAGGTAAACTATCTTTAATGCAACAACACTTAATTCTCCGATATACATAttgatgtgtgtgtacatatatattctGAAAATATACTGTTTATACACATctaaaaagataaaatcatgtcaGACTAATCTTTCACAAAAAGTCTGCAAGAAGAATATTTTCCTTTATTTGCTGATGTTCTTGATAGGCTCAGGGTATGGATCAATCCAGCACTCATCCTTAGCCACTGCTCTTTTCCATCTTCTTTGGAAAATCATTAGTTCAGCATAAGACTGGCGCCGTATCTAGCAAAAAATGTCGGCCAATGAATAATGCAGTTAAGAAGAGTGACAAGATTCATAGTAGAGACAACAAGTTCGTATTTAGGGGGAAATAGAAGTAAAAAGTTCAGGACTATATCAGAGAAAAAAGGGAAAGAATGTTAGGGATTTTGTACATATACAAGCTATCCAAAAACATTAAAACATGCTGAAATTTTAGAATCTTCGCAGAGAAATTTGCAATTGTGAGTCAAGGTTTTTAAATCAGTTTATGTCTCAAGAAAATAAAGACATATCAAGTAATGTAGCAACAAGCACATATCACATTATTATTACCAATAACAAAAGAGAAACAATTTCTCAGCAACTTGTTAGTTTTGAAGGATTGGaacatgtgagaaaattgatcatTTAGCACCCTACTGGAAAATCTCATGATGAAAACTTTCAAAACTGCAGCTTTGGTACTTTGGGCATTTTTGACTGCAATCCAAAGTCCAAATGGAAAATTATCTCTAGTCTCCAAAAAACAGCAGCTGTATTCAAATCattacaaaaataatttttttcagatttaataactattatcagcaagatcttaagatgcaTCAAGAGTTCATGAATGGTAGCTAGCCCAAAAATTCAGAGCAACAAAACAAACAACTTAATCTACAGAAAAAGCTGGGCACTGAATGAATAAATCAGAGATAGGAAACACTTACAGCGGATCTATCATTGTAGCTGGATGATCCAGAAGGCACCTGCAAAATTATGTGTGCAATTAGTTACTCTAGTAGTCAGAATGTGAACTAAAGGGATAAAAATCTACCATTGTTCCTAAGTAAGGCTGCTCTGACTCAGAGGGTGGGCTACTTGTTTCTGCATTTGGCTGAGAAAGACAATAATGCCGattaggtgcaaactgaaatgtgGACTTAATAGAGCATGTGTGTGCTGCGAATTAGAGGATACTTTGGTTGCAAAATGAACATTAATAGACATTTTAGTCACACTGATCAAAGAACAAATTTCAAAAAGATCTTAAAGTCCATATATGACACATGCAACCTGCATACCATGTCTCTAGCACTAAGGAAATGATCAGTGCATATGATTAAGAAAAAGAGACCAACATCTGAGCTGTAAGAATTAATTAAATAAAGAGACTAATGTATGCATGTTTATATAGAAATCAATTATTCATGACTATCAAGTGGCAAGAAGGTAGCACCATAAGCCTTAATAGACAATATTTGCAAGTTAGGATGAACACCTAGTTTATGTTCTCCATGTCAAAAAATAGTCTGACAGACATGAAAAAACTACTGCATAATCAATTTAAATTGGATGGAGGGTGTGATATCAATATTAAACTTCATGCATGCTAAAACTTTCTCAAAAGTATGCACAACCAGAGAAAATGTATCACCATACCTTGTTCTCATCAGAACCCCCAAGTGTTGGGATTCCCATATGAACTATATATTCGCTATCAACCACCCCAATGTTCTTACTCCTATCACCCTGTATAATAATgttagatattaaaaaaaattacaaaagctaTCACTATGGATGATGAGTACCTGAACACAGTATCCAAGTTTCATGTCTAATCCCCATGCATGAATCAAATCATTCTGCCAAAGGATCACACTAAAATAAGGGCTCAATTTGATCATCTTGTGACATCAGGGATACTAGTATATTGATAGCATGTCATTGAAGCAGACCTGGATCATATTCCACACACAGCGCCATGAAGTTCTTGAGAACACAGGAGCCATCATTTCTACCCACCTGTAAAGATTTTCCGATTATCAATTATTGCAGACAGAAAACTTGAATCTGAATTTGAAAAGTATGACAAAAAGATAAAACAGTAAACTCAAGTATTATAGTTCATACAGGTAAACAAGAACAACAGGAACCAAAAAGCCAGAAGCATTTAATAAAAAAGTAGTGAAACAATGCACGTTTAGGAGAGTCTTATCCAATCAACTAGTAAAGGGTTAAAAATTCTCACCCTGTGCATGGAGGTGCAGTACTATTCTCATAACATCCTCCGCTACTTTTTACCTTGTAAACTCTTCTGTTAATGACAAGTAGAAATGTCTTTGATAGATTAGTAAATTTGCCCACCCCCCATCCCCGAAAAAGGTGTCAATGACAAAGGCACCATTTTATTCAAACTATGCATAAGTTAATCATGGACATTTCAAGATGCTGCTAACAAAATTACACATACGAGACCTGTGTACATTTCCTTTCCTCCCACGTGCAGTTATTTGATGATGAACTTCTGATTTACTGGTGTCCAATGCAGGTTGTGATACCTCCAGCCCTTCCTTATCAATAATGGATATATAACTGCATaagtttaataaatatttttttaaaagctCATATTTAAGTGAAAATTTTGACAAAGACATTATGTCATTCAGCTTCGCAGAATATAAAAAAGGACAACAATATTGGTTCTTTTTTGGcttaaaagatataaaaaatagaTGAAAGTTCCAATGAACAATCTCATAAATTTGGTGGAAAGTTCATGAAATTATTGCTAATAAGCGACTAGCAAATTTAAGTAGTATTTACAAGAAATATGTACAACATTCTCATGAAAAAAAGCACTGAATTACAGAGTTAAAACCATAGTACAGCTACATGACAAATTAGATAGTTtagctcttcatcatctagcaatTCTCAGTccgcattgtcacggacaaacttctaaacaagatgtttgatataatgctcatgtatgtccgtgtcttttggcatattcatgccttgtacagcatgtagaggggcggtcgaaggcttaataatctcattttagttaggttggtggcctctttaggcttgtaaataaaggttgtgtcatgtggacacgtgtgagagattttcgatctgtaatggaccattttaccctttgttgtgcaactattcagagcttgtaaagtctgtttgtaatttgcattgtctatgaagtatttttcagagatgtttgcttgtagatcccaattgaggcgttctctctaacccgttctctcttttgttggtcctaagggataatgggaggcttcggggaggttgacctttgcggacggacacgcaagggtgccgcacgacttaggcaaaaccagctaagtccgtgacagatagtatcagagcgggacaagcactcataaaaacacttagcatgcaaacgtgggagacctagcggggctgcgttgagggcagtcagcacacgcacgaccgtttgggggaaaacgggcatggagatgtagagaaaaggagtcgctcggaggagcgggcatctgacattgacattcagaggaatggccaacccttcgcacaataggcaccatgagaacaggcaagcttggaagaatgcggagcgcacaaaggttgggatggttgagtttgagctacggctcaacgttgacaactatacttgatggtgctcaagacaagcgaggcgcttggtaaaggatgagaccatgcaaggtggaatgagttgctcagcgatcgaaagagttgtgcaaagctcacagaggtgaggggaattgctaactcaaagaattcggtactcatgcatgggcttgtatgcggatgatggaatgttcgtggccatcccaaggcgaccgaaactcggcgctatggagcattgaaactttatcttcggcatgtgaaggatacgtccgtaggaggctgaagtatgcaacaagttcagcatgttgctaggccttgagtggtgcagcgggggctgtattgacgtggagtcgcaatctagcaagtgcgtttgcaggaggcagaacaatgcacagtttgttcagcagatcggagtagtccaaggggatggtggtctccgaaacgaagagagatgttgctccaacatgacagttatccaggagggataagtcttggctctccagagggagaatcatatgggacggacctcacatgttgaggaggagtacctcgacaaacaacaactccacgaagctcaatggactgagcaagcggcgaggagttgtcgcatgatctcgctcgagagaatgcattggtggatacattgcgagattaagtgggggagcgacctaaagcaacccaaatgaaggcacacttagagtcgatatggagatcggactcaagggaaggctgacccgtggaatggtgggcgcgagggccaccatcgactcaatgcaaaaacgaggagcggagcaacttgggtgtaacttggcgaagtacccaagccgcatgaagggaaccagcatagaagttggaatatggagcggaggcacaatgctttccttagacagaggtcaaggacatgaactcttgcaaaggcaagagtagaatcatgttgttccatgggtccttcattctgacggagtggactcatcttgcatagtgccaaagacgaaaggagcttctgggcacatgcatcttatctcggagaagcatttgatggaggaactaaggcgactcaatttgcggaggcgaaattgggttcagaaggccttagcacggggcaagaggactcagaggtgggtactcttgaagaatatgccacagtgttgccattcaagttgccatgaaggaagcggtgcgcagcggagattgtactggtaggggcagaggcccaggatctaaacaatggtgcacaaactacagtgaagtcggtggacttcaggagctactaggcgacggactgtcctagagcggtgcttcatctaggtgtgacccaagagtgggtggatgaaggtcgattgccaaaggaagaacaaaatcgaaggtggaagtgaccctgcgatgtattggcagaggccacacatggagggaccacaattcgagtttattccacaaggatcagaatgcaatagagatatcaccaggagacgacatggtgcagcagatcgtggtggaacagttcgtggcaaatgcgatacacacgatctagtcccgtgagggactagatcatatggaggtatgatcgggagctactggaagctccactttggtgaacaacacgacggcaagaagggctatggattcaaggagcgaaggccatggtaccgcagaggcgggtcttccgtgcgtgcatcgaattttgcatcggatgaaaatcttggtcatcagcatatgggggctgtgttccaccaaggaaaaagttcgaatgcaagtaccagtgagttccatgggagggacttgatcatgcagaggtatgatcgaagcagctggagagttggactgctccagagcttatattcgcttaagggagcccgacaagtcagaggacaaggtcaagtaagcgaatgttgctaccaaggaagctaaggagaacagaatcggtgcaaaccctacaacgtgatggcagaggccatgcataggagttgcagtatgtctttctatcgaccaaacagactgcttggagaacacagaggtgttgaagcagggggtcgaaaggggcgaggaagcgacgacgagtccagagggacttagctacccaaaatcaagcatcagttagaatgtaggtggactcagaggagtgccacggagatatatctactgatcgtgaagaaaagggatgcagatgcgaggcgacggatagtagggccatgggcatggcagcgtcatggtaccgcagaggcgggacttccgtgaaagtcattgatcccttgctctcatggagggagagcgcttggtcgtgaaaggggccgaggaggtggagcatgtagaagcaatctccaagtaccgagacaaggctgaagggcagaggccaagaaacttcgtaagaccggtgtcaacaagtttctcatcaagatagccgaaagtgaaggacttcgggtcatgcaagagtgcacgaccaaggaacgaagcatgcAGTACGTGgtactgtaccttcgctactcaggggagtaggcggcaaggttgatggagaagacggtacaatcccagaggcgacctcatctattagagaattactccaagttggggtgaaaacttcccgcattcgagaagttcgatggcattgagaaggtgaatcacagtagctaactcaatgcaaggagtgcaaacacttcaagtgcttaagaagtgtgagcaaagagcaggcaaaggccagtaaacagctcgatgcatgaagtacaacctcgaggaggcgggcgaagtcaagtaacctttgtcttctcaactcttaagagaatgggcgaaaccaagtaccccaattctcttatctatccagcagaagagctctgcacaagttcaaagacccttcaaagataatgaaagacaatagttgtcaaatcctcaccaacggtgatcagtgctactgagagtagattgtccgcttcatttcccaacgaaatgccaatcgaaagcggaagtgatgcgaacctacttggatgtgacaactaagtgaaagaatagtcaatgagcaaattttgtggaggaaggacccaaaactttagaagtttgcgagacgatgctcgttaaagctccaacaagcatccacccagttcaagcagcatgaggaattttgagagactggcacagtaaggatggtcttttcctttatctgggggatccgtaggaatcaacaaggatcaacacaactcagccaaccccacaccagagtcagagtcattggtgagttgaagcagcatggcggatcaaaggtttgatTACTCAACAatagcaacggagagcagctgagagccaagaggcgcattatagcaggagcagaagattgaagactcagcaaaggcgaggagttgcagtatcaacaaaggcttcaacgaggacgtcgaaggaataagtgggggagaatgtcacagacaaacttctaaacaagatgtttgatgtaatgctcatgtatgtccgtgtcttttggcatgttcatacctGGTACAACATGTAGAAGGCTTAataatctcattttagttaggttggtggcctctttaggcttgtaaataaaggttgtgtcatgtggatacatgtgagagatttttggtctataatggaccattttaccctttgttgtgcaactattcagagcttgtaaagtttgtttgtaatttgcattgtctatgaagtatttttcagagatgtttgcttgtggatcccgattgaggcgttctctctaacccgttctctcttttgttggtcctaagggataatgggaggcttcggggaggctgacctttgcggatggacacgcaagggttccgcacgacttaggtaaaaccagctaagttcgtgacagcaTGGGGAAGTTGAATTAAAAAAGCAACTTAAGGTCCTTCGAACAAATATTGGTGATACATCAACAAGATAAATGCTCATACCGTTGAGAATGAAAATGTTCGACTCTAAGATCCTCATCCCAAAGAAATATATAATCATACTCTGCAACAATATCTGGATGTAAGAAGCGCTTGGCAAACCACCTGTTGCACATATGTTAGTCAAACATGGTCTAGATCATTGTACAGCTGCCTAAACAATAAAGACCTGATTAATACTTGCAAGCAACTGAGTTCATCAGCAGTACCATTTAGTCTGATTGATTGCAGATACATGTATGGTGTTGTCACTCCATCGTAAGTCTCTCCATTCATCAACAACACCATCATAATGAAAAAGCATTACTGTAAATTTACTGGAAGAGAACTGACAAAAAAACCAAAAATCAGACAAAATAAGCTGTTGAGCTAGCAGTAGCTAGATAATAACATGAGTGAACAGTTCACCTCTACCTTCTCAACAATTTGATTCACAACTTCTTTTTGCTTTATTCCAACAGCCATGGCTAATAAACTTCTGGATGCTCGTTTAGTTTCCTGGTTCAACACAGGTGCAGATTCTTTTCAGTATAATGTATAATGCTATCCAGGGTCAAATTACATTTACTGAAAGTAGATTGACCATAAAATGATATACAATACAAGAA is from Musa acuminata AAA Group cultivar baxijiao chromosome BXJ1-6, Cavendish_Baxijiao_AAA, whole genome shotgun sequence and encodes:
- the LOC135677704 gene encoding uncharacterized protein At3g27210-like, with translation MLVLPCSSSLSSSDNRLHKFQGSDIFLQAPGHPNSTMRLVLGIGSKARKFLATSSVKENVLNGEGSAGQLESKGENVDDGCDAKITDIDNKEEAFFDSQAWLDSDCEEDFVSVNGDFVPSRGSTPNYEMSNNEPLIFSADTSPQTKSEPPPTAEKKRLAQLLQENRLEEELGIKQDDSNSKVKINGRSGICKLDAEHHLPEVSAEDATEMPGTNSPCTKDGLPSKDFSDQKDKMVKTQQCCLPSLAHSLSFRERRKRKPQ
- the LOC135676185 gene encoding uncharacterized protein LOC135676185, producing MKLPSFRPLLTDPAIKRAYICRLSLVASFFCIALLVGSPSLINHYKHRVSSGWRTTASLHDAKMISCKIQCKPSGSEPLPEGIIRRTSNLEMRPICGLSQSSKTKETKRASRSLLAMAVGIKQKEVVNQIVEKFSSSKFTVMLFHYDGVVDEWRDLRWSDNTIHVSAINQTKWWFAKRFLHPDIVAEYDYIFLWDEDLRVEHFHSQRYISIIDKEGLEVSQPALDTSKSEVHHQITARGRKGNVHRRVYKVKSSGGCYENSTAPPCTGWVEMMAPVFSRTSWRCVWNMIQNDLIHAWGLDMKLGYCVQGDRSKNIGVVDSEYIVHMGIPTLGGSDENKPNAETSSPPSESEQPYLGTMVPSGSSSYNDRSAIRRQSYAELMIFQRRWKRAVAKDECWIDPYPEPIKNISK